A window from Cryptomeria japonica chromosome 1, Sugi_1.0, whole genome shotgun sequence encodes these proteins:
- the LOC131050443 gene encoding aldehyde oxidase GLOX1: MVVGGRGQFNYEFIPKRAEGEGVFSLPFLAQTMDIEENNLYPFLHLSSDGNLFIFARRYSILLDYKNHRVLRTFPRMPHGGSRNYPSTGSSVMLPLSAADNFHRMEILICGGAPRGTFTAAMMQKFKVVFKTCGRLEITSPDPVWQMEKMPGRRILSDMLILLTGDIILINGAQLGSAGYQNARSPVLSPFLYKSTEPVGKRFKVLAPSRIPRMYHSTASVLPDGRVLVAGSNPNYGYHFTDVPFSTELRVEAYIPYYLDPYYDSKRPTIHSISARTIRFGSKFTVGFSLPVQPKSSAFLFHAYAPPFTTHSFSMNQRMLSLRASISVSRYSYAATLTAPPSPVAAPSGYYMVSVVNGDVPSKAEWIRFVN; encoded by the coding sequence ATGGTCGTCGGAGGGCGCGGTCAGTTCAATTATGAGTTCATCCCGAAGCGTGCAGAGGGTGAAGGCGTGTTCAGCCTTCCTTTTTTAGCACAGACCATGGACATAGAGGAGAACAATTTGTATCCCTTTCTCCATCTCTCTTCCGACGGCAATCTCTTCATCTTCGCGCGCAGGTACTCCATTCTTCTCGACTACAAAAACCACCGGGTGCTCAGAACTTTCCCCAGAATGCCTCACGGTGGATCCCGGAACTACCCGAGCACTGGGTCTTCCGTCATGCTGCCTCTCAGCGCCGCCGACAATTTCCACAGAATGGAAATCCTCATCTGCGGAGGAGCACCCAGAGGAACCTTCACAGCCGCCATGATGCAGAAATTTAAGGTTGTGTTCAAGACCTGTGGGAGATTAGAAATCACGTCGCCAGACCCCGTCTGGCAAATGGAGAAGATGCCGGGTCGGAGGATTCTGAGCGACATGCTAATTCTTCTTACAGGGGATATTATATTAATAAATGGTGCCCAATTAGGAAGCGCAGGCTATCAGAACGCTAGATCCCCTGTTCTGAGCCCGTTTCTGTACAAATCAACTGAGCCCGTGGGAAAGAGATTTAAAGTCCTCGCGCCCTCGAGGATTCCTCGAATGTATCATTCGACTGCAAGTGTTCTTCCCGACGGACGCGTATTGGTCGCCGGAAGCAACCCCAACTATGGCTACCACTTCACCGACGTGCCGTTCAGCACAGAGCTGCGAGTCGAGGCTTACATTCCTTATTACCTCGACCCATATTACGATTCAAAGAGACCGACCATACATTCTATTTCTGCACGGACGATCAGATTCGGGTCCAAATTCACCGTTGGTTTCTCTCTCCCAGTACAACCCAAATCCTCCGCCTTCCTCTTCCACGCCTACGCTCCGCCCTTCACTACGCACTCGTTCTCGATGAATCAGCGAATGCTGTCGCTCAGAGCCTCCATTTCTGTTTCGCGTTACTCTTATGCCGCCACTTTGACGGCGCCGCCAAGCCCAGTGGCGGCGCCTTCCGGGTACTACATGGTTAGTGTCGTCAATGGCGATGTTCCCAGCAAGGCCGAATGGATTCGCTTCGTCAATTAA